The window GGAATGGGCGGGACAGTCAAGGGCCCGCATGCAGTGGGGAGCAAGAATGATCCGTTTCCTGGTTTTTACAAAAGCTGATTTATGAGCCATGTTTTTTAGGGAAGCCATCCATTTGTCCAGTATTCTGGAATCCGAAAACTTAACAAAGAGATGCCTGAGTGGCATATAGAAAAAGTCAAGCACATTTGCAAAAAAGCCGGCCAGCCAGACATATCTGTTCAGGCTTATCCGACTTACCAGAAGAGCAGTCGACGCGATAAAAACCGAAAAGATTACTGTAAAGAACAGGACTTTTCCTATAAGATTATACATTGCACATCTCCATTTTTCTGATAATTTCTTCAACGTTAGCTTCGGTATTGAAGCAGCCATCACGAAGGAGAAGAACCCCCTGCACAGGAACAAAAGATACTTCCTGCATATCTTCTGCAAGCTCATTGTAGCAGGCAACACCTAGGCAGGCCCGGGGGCCGTATTCCTTGAAGATCTTTTTGACAAAACTGCCCCCTGGAATCACGAATATCTGAAACCCGTACTTGTCGCCGGCCTCACAAATCGTTGAAATATCACAGAGCCCGCAGCGCTTGCATTCATACCCGTGAACGGGGTCACATCTTGCCTTACAATTCGGATGGCGCATACACTGCGGCAGAAGAACGATGCGCTTCTCCTTCGTATGTACGAAATCATCCAGCATCATAGCATTCCGGACATCGATAAGAATATCGTCAACAAGGGTTTCCCGGATTCGAAAGACCTTGCATATCCACTTGGAGGGAGAATAGAAAAGATAGAGCATGAATAATACGAACCCCGGAAAAACAATCCTGTGCTTTTTAAACGAATAAGCCCCTATAAGCAGGGCAAGCCCGGTACCTGCAAGAGCAAGAAGCATCAGGTATATGAATACTTTTCCTAGAAATTCGTAAGGGATCTGCATATTCAAGGGGAGGTAGGTATCGGTATTTAAGTTTTACTATGAAACAATAAGATACAGGATCAAGAAAAATAGAAATAAATAAAGCTGGAAAAACCAGCTTTCAAGCCTTTTTGGGTACTGCCTTTTTGGGTTCTTCTACACTGAGACCAAGTGCTTGTGCAACCAGAACAATTATGTCCTCAACCTCGATGTCGGCTTTGAGAGAGTCACGGCCATCCATGAGGTTCCTCTTACAGAAAGGACATGCACTTGAGAGGATGTCTGCGTGGGTATCAAGGGCATCCTTGACACGGGCTTCGGCAACTGAAAGGGCGAGATCCGGAAGACCTGCCTTCACACCACCACCGGCTCCACAGCAGCGCTGGAATTCCCTGACCCTGTCCATTTCTACAAACTTAACACCCGGGATGTGTTCAAGCACAAACCTGGGAGCATCGTAGACGCCTACGTGACGACCAAGGTGGCAGGGGTCGTGATATGTAACGGTCTTGTCAATTGTCTTTTCCCATTTAATCTTGTCTTTCTTGATAAGGTCTTCAAGGAACTCGGTGATGTGGACTACCTCAAAAGGCAGTTCTTCTCCGAGGAGCCTTGGCCAGTCAACCTTGGAGGCACGGAAGCATCCTGCACATGCGTAGAGGACTTTTGTGGCACCCTTTGCCTTAATGGCATCCACATTGTGCCTTGCAAGTTTCCGGGCCACGTCATCGACATGGACCTGTCCGGTCCTGATAAGAGCAGAACCGCAGCACCATTCATCTTCCCCGAGCATTGTGAACTCGATGCCCAGCTTATTCAGCACACGAGAGGTTGCAAAGGCCAGAGCGAGCTGCTTGTATCCTGCAGTACAACCGGTGAAGTAGACGATGTTTGCCTTGTCTGCAATCTTAACATCCGGGGGCACCCAGGCAAGCCTGTCTTTCTGGTCAAGCAGATAAGGATTGTGGTACTTCCCAATCAGTTTTGGGAACATGCTCTGCTTTCCGAAGGGACCAATTCCTTTCTTAACAAGGTTTGTCCTCAGAGCTTCCCAGAGTTCAACGGTATTGATACCTGATTCACAGACGGTTGCACAGATACCGCAGGTGCTACAGCCATGTAAATCATCTTTGAATTCTTCAAGTTCGGACTGGGGGATTTCCTTAGGGCCGAAAAGCTTTGCTTTAAGCCCGTAGGACTTATCCATGAACTGCTTCCAGCGCAGGATCTTGTCCCTTGGTGCTAACCCGGGCTTCTGGCCGGAAGCGGCGTAGGTTGGACACCATTTCACACATTCACCGCAGCGGGTGCAGGAGTCAAGCTCCATGAGCTGAACGGCTGTAAGGTTCTTGGTGTCTATTGATGGAGTTCTTTTTGCCATTTTTATTCTCCTCCCTTATTTGCAAGGATTGCAAGCGGGGTGGCGATTACGTGTATGTACTTGCTGTACGGAATATATGCAATACAGAAGAGCAGGGAAATTATGGAGTGAAAGAGAGCTGCAGGGGGTGCAGTTGAGGGGTCAAGCCCAAAGCTCCAGATAAATCCGGTCCTGATACCATCAGCAATGAAACCGGAAATCGTGACTATGAACACTCCTCCGAGCAGAATCCAGTCATACATGATGGTAGCTTCCCTTACATTTGAGACAACGAGTCTCCTGACCACTGCAATAATAACACCGATAAGCAGGATATAGCCGAAGATGTAGTTAGGGAGCGAGAGGAAGTCTCTAAACTCGGCGGGGGTGAAGGGGAGCTCGATTCCGAACTTTTCAGTCATTTCCACTGCAAACATGAGCCCCGAGAGAGCGAAAAGGGACATCCAGCCTGCAACAATCATAAAGTGCATGAACCAGCGCAATGGGCTTCTCTTAAGAATTCTCCTCTGGAACATAATATCGAGGATAAGAACCTCAAGAATCGGTTTTCCGTGTCCATGATGAGACTCTGCTACTACCTGTCCCCACCAGGTCTTTAAAAATCTGATCGCACTTCCTTTGCTTCCGGGCTGAGGCTCAAGGGCATAGCCTGTGACGCCTGCCCCCCACTTCTGGAAGTTAAGGATCATACCGTATAAGAAAATCACAATGGCTATTGTGCTGAATATCATTATCTGGACAAACGTAAGTCTGAGTGTATCCGAGAGCCCAGAGAAGTATGTCATCTCAATGCTAATATTTTATTCCTCCTATATATGGGTAAAAACTGAGAACTGATACTGCGTTATAATTATCATTGATGTTACAGGATATCAATAACAGTAAAGACAGAGCAAGAACCATAGCAACTGTCTGTATAAGGTTTGAATAGTCTGTTAGTCTTTGTATCTATTATATTTAAACGTTATCTTTAACATACAATACATCGAAAAGATCGCAAGAGGCGTGAAAAGAGGGAAACATTAAAGGAGTCTAACAGGAGAAAAAAAAGGAAACCTGAAAAAATAATGGTAAAATTATAATATTGGAATTATAACGTATCTTACTAAAAATTTTCCGGACTGAATATGAAAAAAACCGACTTTATAGAGACGAGAGATCAAAAAATTGCTGAGAAAAAATAAAACGAACTCCTAAAAAGCCGAAAACTAATAGATGGAAAAATCTGGGGAAAGAAGACTATCCAGATTAAAGGGACAGCCGGATTAAAATTCCCATAAGATGATTGAAAGCACCTTTTACTTGAAGTGAACTACTCATCATTTTTCCTGAGATTTACTCATTTAAAACTATCTCGACTGAGATTTACCCCAATTTAAAAATCTGCTTACAGCCCTACCTCTTTTTTGAATTTTTCAATCCCGATCTCATCCAGTACTTTTCCGAGCCTTTTCGGCTTCCCATAACCTTTGTAAAAATTAATTATCTTTTCAACGAGGTCCAGCACCTGATCTTCGGAAAGATCCTTCGCCACTACATCCCCAAGCCTCGGACTCGGCCCTGCACTTCCTCCGACAGTCAAAGTATAGCCTTTTGCCGTGCCCATGATTCCCAGGTCTTTTATGATCGGTTCGGAACAGGAATTCTGACAGCCGGAAACAGCCATCTTGAATTTGGAAGGAAGCTGCATGCCATGGTATTTTTCGTCAAGTTTCAAGCCAAGCCCGACAGCGTCCTGTTTGCCTCTCTTGCAAAATGTAGTTCCGGGACAGATTTTGACGCTCCTGACACAGAGCCCGATGGCAGCTCCGGGTTTCATATCCAATTCAGCCCATGCTGCATCAAGGTCTTCCTCTTTGAGCCCTACAATTGCAATTCTCTGGGCAGAGGTAAGTTTCAAAGCTGCCGCCCCATATTTATCTGCAATATCTGCGATCTTCCTAAGGGTTTCTGGATATACAATCCCTCCGGGAATGTGTGGAGCAATTGCATAGGTCTCTCCATCTCGTTGCAGGATTGCAGCTTTCTCAGGAAGGTCGCCCTTAATAGATTCTTTGCTTACCATATTTTTACACTCTCCTAATTTAATAGTTTCAGGTTTGTTTCAGGATCTAATTATCAGTTAGCCTGAGCTAATGCCCAGACATCAAAGCAAAAACTGAGATTAATGAACAGGCTGAAGTTTCCCAGCAATAACTTTGACCTGTAGAGAAACAGATATGTAAACTTGTTTTAGCCCCATGAAATTAGACCCCCGTCACGAAATAATAAGGCAGGATGCTTTTGACTTTAGTCATGAGAGGAATGCCGTCAATTTTCTGGCATTCCTTTCATGTTTGGATTTCTCCACTCTGCTTCGGAAACGAATTTCCTCCGCAGGTAACGTACTTTCGTATCTCCCCTCGCCAATGTTGGATATGCTTGTTATGTGTAACACACCGCCCCTACCTCTCAGGACTTTTAATGCTACACGATAGAGCTACAAACTGAGGAAGCATTCGCAGGTATCATGACATTTCCAACGTAGTCAATTAAGACTAAGGCTGGTCAACCGGGGCACTATTACATGCCTGCCACTTTAGTGACGGGTAGTTGACAAATACAGAACCTTGGAAACCCGGCACCCTTCCGGATTAGAGGTATTAAACACCTGGACCCTCAAAAGCGAGTGCCAGACCAGAATAATATATTGCTCAAAACAATATAAATGGTATGTGTCACAGAGACCTGTTTTAGAGAGTGATTTGAATTTTGGGACCAAATACGTGGGTGACTCCGGATTAATCGGATGATATTGACCTCGAGAACCTCATTTAAATTCACAGATAAATATAAGCGCCTCTGCCAGCTTGTCTGGCGGCCCTGGAAAAAAAGCAGAATAAATAAATTAGTCTACTTGAGCGAGAGAAGCTCTCTACTAAGCTCACTACTATATATTATCCCTCTTGAGCGCAGCGAAAAGGGCAGCGTACTGCAGAGCCGCAACTCCCAGAAAATCTCCAATTTCCTGTGGTCTCGAATCGCAATTCGGATGAGAGAGAACGGATCATGAGACCCGTTTGTATTCTTTACTTCTGCTTTTTTATCCTTTCCAGAAAGCCCTTGAGCCCTGCTTTATGCCTGGCTTCGTCAAGAGAAGCCCTCTCAAAGAAAAGAGCAGCTCTGATATTGCCTTCCTTTCGAGCAATTTCTGCAGCTTCGGCTTTTTCGACCTCGGCTTTGCTTTCCCCTTCAACCATCATTTCAAGGTTTTCAATTGTCGTGCTTTTTACAAGTCCCATAATTTCAGCCACTTCGGTGGCATGCCAGGCTTCGTCCATTGCTATCTGGCGGAGGTAGACTGCAACATCCGCAAATCCTTCCTGCTCAGCAACCTTAGACATTGCCAGGTACCATCCAACTTCAGTGGTCTCTCCTCTAAAGGTATTTTTCAGAATCGTTTCAAGATCCATTAAATCACCATTTCTCCTTTAAAAATAATCTTACATATAAATTAAACGTATGATCGGATTTTGAACAAGAGTTTCCTTCTGTTCAGGCAAATATAAATCTCTGGCTGCATTTAACCCCTACATTTGACCCTTTTATGTCAACTGCCCACCAATAAATTGGCAGGCATGTAATAGTGCTTTGGTTGACCAGCTTAAGTATTAATTTACTACGTTGGATTTGTCATAACACCTGCAGGTGCTTCCTCAGCTTGTAGCCCTGTTGTATAATATTAAAAGTTCTGTAGGGTAAGAACGGTGTATTATGCTTAACAAGCATTTCCAACATTAGCGAGAGGAGACACGAAAGTGCGTTACCGGAAGCAGGATTTATCTTACTTCTGAGATCGGAGAAATTCAATTATGATCTTTGTATTAAACAAAAACAAACAACCGTTAAGCCCCTGGCATTCAGCAGTTGCCAGAAAATTGCTTAAAACAGGAAAAGCGGTTATTCATAAAAAATATCCATTCACAATTCGACTAAAAGAGTTGAAAATTTCCGAAAATAAAGCTGAATTCCGATTAAAAATAGACTATGGAAGCCGACACACAGGTTTAGCTATCTTAAATGGTTCTAAAGTAATTGGGCTTGCTCAAATCCATCACAAAACCAGTATTAAAAGCAATATGGATAGCCGCAGAGCAATGCGGAGAACTCGAAGAAATAGAACAACCAGGTATAGAAAACCCAGATTCAACAACAGAAAACGAAAAGAAGGTTGGCTTCCCCCATCCCTGCAAAGCAGGGTAGACAATATCCAAAATTGGGTTAATAGACTGCAAAAACTGTGTCCGTTGACTCATATTTCGTATGAAAATGCCAAATTTGATACCCAGCTAATGCAAAATCCAGAAATTTCAGGGATTGAATATCAGCAAGGAGAACTTCAGGGGTATGAAGTTAGGGAATACTTGCTTGAGAAATGGAATCGAAAATGTGCATATTGTGGAGCAGAAAATGTTCCGCTTGAAATAGAACACATCATACCAAAAGCAAGACATGGAACGAGCAGAGTTTCTAATTTGACATTAGCCTGCAGAACCTGCAATGAAGCAAAAGGGACTAAGACAGCAGAAGAATTTGGGTATCCTGATATTCAAAAACAAGCAAGAATACCACTGAGGGATGCTACACTTGTTACAGCTACTCGATGGAAAGTCTACAATGTTCTTGAAAAAACAGGACTTGAGGTTGAATGTGGAACAGGTGCGAGAACTAAGATGAATATAATCAGGTTGAATCTACCCAAAGATCATCATTTTGATGCAATTTGTGTTGGAGTTTCCACTCCCGAAAACGTGGTATTCAAAACAAACCAGGTTCTACACATAAAAGCAAAAGGTAGAGGATCACATTGCAGAACCAATCTTGATAAGTACGGATTTCCTAGAGGGTATCTGAGTAGACAAAAGAGTTTCTTTGGATTCCAGACAGGAGATATTGTTAAAGCGGTTGTTCCGAAAGGAAAATACAAAGGAATTCATTTTGGTGCTGTAGCTTGTAGAAAAACAGGTTATTTTGATATTAAAAATAAAGAAGGTATTAGGATAGTGCAGG is drawn from Methanosarcina lacustris Z-7289 and contains these coding sequences:
- a CDS encoding DUF116 domain-containing protein, yielding MQIPYEFLGKVFIYLMLLALAGTGLALLIGAYSFKKHRIVFPGFVLFMLYLFYSPSKWICKVFRIRETLVDDILIDVRNAMMLDDFVHTKEKRIVLLPQCMRHPNCKARCDPVHGYECKRCGLCDISTICEAGDKYGFQIFVIPGGSFVKKIFKEYGPRACLGVACYNELAEDMQEVSFVPVQGVLLLRDGCFNTEANVEEIIRKMEMCNV
- the hdrD gene encoding dihydromethanophenazine:CoB--CoM heterodisulfide reductase subunit HdrD, which produces MAKRTPSIDTKNLTAVQLMELDSCTRCGECVKWCPTYAASGQKPGLAPRDKILRWKQFMDKSYGLKAKLFGPKEIPQSELEEFKDDLHGCSTCGICATVCESGINTVELWEALRTNLVKKGIGPFGKQSMFPKLIGKYHNPYLLDQKDRLAWVPPDVKIADKANIVYFTGCTAGYKQLALAFATSRVLNKLGIEFTMLGEDEWCCGSALIRTGQVHVDDVARKLARHNVDAIKAKGATKVLYACAGCFRASKVDWPRLLGEELPFEVVHITEFLEDLIKKDKIKWEKTIDKTVTYHDPCHLGRHVGVYDAPRFVLEHIPGVKFVEMDRVREFQRCCGAGGGVKAGLPDLALSVAEARVKDALDTHADILSSACPFCKRNLMDGRDSLKADIEVEDIIVLVAQALGLSVEEPKKAVPKKA
- the hdrE gene encoding dihydromethanophenazine:CoB--CoM heterodisulfide reductase subunit HdrE, coding for MTYFSGLSDTLRLTFVQIMIFSTIAIVIFLYGMILNFQKWGAGVTGYALEPQPGSKGSAIRFLKTWWGQVVAESHHGHGKPILEVLILDIMFQRRILKRSPLRWFMHFMIVAGWMSLFALSGLMFAVEMTEKFGIELPFTPAEFRDFLSLPNYIFGYILLIGVIIAVVRRLVVSNVREATIMYDWILLGGVFIVTISGFIADGIRTGFIWSFGLDPSTAPPAALFHSIISLLFCIAYIPYSKYIHVIATPLAILANKGGE
- the iscB gene encoding RNA-guided endonuclease IscB, encoding MIFVLNKNKQPLSPWHSAVARKLLKTGKAVIHKKYPFTIRLKELKISENKAEFRLKIDYGSRHTGLAILNGSKVIGLAQIHHKTSIKSNMDSRRAMRRTRRNRTTRYRKPRFNNRKRKEGWLPPSLQSRVDNIQNWVNRLQKLCPLTHISYENAKFDTQLMQNPEISGIEYQQGELQGYEVREYLLEKWNRKCAYCGAENVPLEIEHIIPKARHGTSRVSNLTLACRTCNEAKGTKTAEEFGYPDIQKQARIPLRDATLVTATRWKVYNVLEKTGLEVECGTGARTKMNIIRLNLPKDHHFDAICVGVSTPENVVFKTNQVLHIKAKGRGSHCRTNLDKYGFPRGYLSRQKSFFGFQTGDIVKAVVPKGKYKGIHFGAVACRKTGYFDIKNKEGIRIVQGINHKYCNILSRADGYEYTTEHLEVDGIPPTTEVIGILP
- a CDS encoding DUF116 domain-containing protein, with amino-acid sequence MYNLIGKVLFFTVIFSVFIASTALLVSRISLNRYVWLAGFFANVLDFFYMPLRHLFVKFSDSRILDKWMASLKNMAHKSAFVKTRKRIILAPHCMRALDCPAHSTREGIQCKSCGKCVFAQLKKDSEKYGYKLFILTGSSFAKRILQMEKADGVLLIACDYELNKVMRAIKSKKIVTYGVPMERDGCFGTEVDYQKVLDAFETFKH
- a CDS encoding ferritin-like domain-containing protein, with protein sequence MDLETILKNTFRGETTEVGWYLAMSKVAEQEGFADVAVYLRQIAMDEAWHATEVAEIMGLVKSTTIENLEMMVEGESKAEVEKAEAAEIARKEGNIRAALFFERASLDEARHKAGLKGFLERIKKQK
- a CDS encoding nitrite/sulfite reductase domain-containing protein; this translates as MVSKESIKGDLPEKAAILQRDGETYAIAPHIPGGIVYPETLRKIADIADKYGAAALKLTSAQRIAIVGLKEEDLDAAWAELDMKPGAAIGLCVRSVKICPGTTFCKRGKQDAVGLGLKLDEKYHGMQLPSKFKMAVSGCQNSCSEPIIKDLGIMGTAKGYTLTVGGSAGPSPRLGDVVAKDLSEDQVLDLVEKIINFYKGYGKPKRLGKVLDEIGIEKFKKEVGL